A genomic region of Carassius carassius chromosome 27, fCarCar2.1, whole genome shotgun sequence contains the following coding sequences:
- the LOC132107038 gene encoding uncharacterized protein LOC132107038, whose product MGCFDIGALWLLVTIISIHADTSADEIQAECLGNRVQFTLPGSLSAGGPLELYAVNDTQTVLLTPHLAAQCGYTQKSDPLGNTIVSASLQSCYAENQGDKEFRVAMQFKLYEFPTLSEKVYEVFKFCSHTVTSREILCETNYMEVSVRNAIPEIKTASVKQLVFIPNLQLWRILLYSPEEKSFDKETLQAMGYNVQSSPTRLVMRSPYNTLETFVQNVDDVDMMVFKSVVLFRDRWMKAIVELAAACPISGASFVGQMIYWRVPLHITPLVSLEVEILDVHMGINGRRLTSDEMESHNYTMTFNESHVVVEIPVGASDGYYKSHVLEGQYHVSYTIEPMLEFLWKEGQDKTMYKVLFPITTPLTPWSPQVTDYTELELRVFDVFLGFFPPDVELLNITFGSEMLTVSEINIKGINMEEHSFPNNTKAFALQVPFSEPHVQIKTFRPDLRTYVLDLVFGFIILPEHTAFSHSMVLEASSADTVLPHVGGSCNEDSFNIYVIYGSTPSSQIKIHLGHLELMDKILQQYEHHSNETHLELLVPFLAPVVAFESVQLTGILGRIDVEIYDSLNNLSFNEFSLSCPFFVILSECFSNGTITVVLPKLESVPHLLPGELSLKDPSCKPSYSQDYYAYFHFGVTTCGTTRKFVEDTMIYENEVTWKRNAPLPETVLPDHEYRFMVSCVYIANATQNMIFHAVSHLKEPHTDVGKGELTVSLRLSKDMVYRLFYHDGDYPVLRFLKQSLYFEVGMDRSKDSRAAVVLENCWATISKDKESKPRWDLIVDGCASPKDPEQTIFHPVVADDRVDIPDHFRRFEVKTFVLKEDDESSESEGDTLARRVFVHCDVIICHVEDTADGRCYKGCPEAQNPNGSISNRVRRSSGFSEEALQHVSLGPILLI is encoded by the exons ATGGGATGCTTTGACATAGG GGCTTTATGGCTTTTGGTCACTATAATAAGCATTCATGCAGATACCTCTGCAG ATGAAATCCAAGCTGAATGTCTTGGAAATAGGGTACAGTTTACCCTCCCTGGTTCTTTGAGTGCAGGAGGTCCTTTAGAGCTTTATGCAGTCA ATGACACACAGACAGTCCTTCTCACACCTCACCTGGCAGCTCAATGTGGCTATACACAGAAATCTGACCCTTTGGGGAACACGATAGTGTCAGCTTCCCTACAGAGTTGTTATGCAGAGAACCAG GGTGACAAGGAATTTAGAGTAGCCATGCAGTTTAAACTGTATGAATTCCCAACGCTATCTGAGAAAGTCTACGAAGTGTTCAAGTTCTGCAGTCACACCGTGACTTCACGTGAGATTTTGTGTGAGACAAACTACATGGAG GTATCCGTAAGAAATGCGATACCAGAAATCAAGACCGCATCAGTAAAACAGCTGGTAT TTATACCTAACTTGCAACTCTGGAGAATCCTACTCTACAGCCCTGAAGAGAAGTCTTTTGATAAAGAGACCCTTCAAGCGATGGGCTACAATGTTCAGAGTTCTCCAACACGACTGGTCATGCGAAGCCCATACAACACGCTCGAAACCTTTGTCCAAAAT GTTGACGATGTTGATATGATGGTGTTCAAATCGGTGGTCTTGTTCCGAGACCGCTGGATGAAGGCCATAGTCGAGTTGGCAGCTGCCTGTCCAATCA GTGGAGCTTCCTTTGTGGGTCAAATGATTTATTGGAGAGTTCCTCTGCACATAACTCCTTTGGTTTCCTTGGAAGTGGAGATCCTGGATGTGCACATGGGCATCAATGGCAGAAGGCTCACATCTGATGAGATGGAAAGCCATAACTATACCATGACTTTCAATGAGTCCCATGTAGTTGTTGAGATTCCTGTTGGGGCTTCTGATGGATACTACAAG AGTCACGTTCTTGAGGGCCAGTACCATGTCAGTTACACCATAGAACCCATGCTTGAGTTTCTGTGGAAGGAGGGCCAGGATAAGACCATGTATAAAGTCTTGTTCCCCATCACCACTCCTTTGACACCATGGTCACCCCAAGTTACAGACT ACACTGAACTCGAGCTGAGGGTATTTGATGTGTTTCTGGGTTTCTTCCCACCTGATGTGGAGCTGCTGAATATCACCTTTGGCTCTGAAATGCTCACGGTCTCTGAGATCAATATTAAAGGCATTAACATGGAAGAGCACAGCTTTCCGAATAACACCAAAGCCTTTGCTCTCCAGGTTCCCTTCTCTGAACCTCATGTGCAAATAAAG ACGTTTCGCCCTGATTTAAGAACCTACGTGCTCGATTTGGTTTTTGGTTTCATCATCTTGCCTGAACACACAGCATTTTCACACTCCATGGTACTAGAAGCTTCTTCAGCTGACACTG tcctTCCACATGTAGGGGGAAGTTGCAACGAGGACAGTTTCAACATTTACGTCATATATGGGAGCACCCCAAGTTCCCAAATAAAGATCCATCTGGGACATTTGGAGCTGATGGATAAGATTTTACAGCAGTATGAGCATCATTCGAATGAAACCCATTTAGAACTCCTCGTGCCATTCCTAGCACCAGTTGTGGCTTTTGAG TCTGTTCAGCTGACTGGAATCCTGGGAAGAATTGATGTGGAAATTTACGATTCATTGAATAACTTGAGCTTCAATGAGTTCTCCCTTTCCTGCCCCTTTTTTGTAATCTtgtcag AGTGTTTTTCTAATGGAACAATAACTGTGGTGCTTCCCAAACTGGAATCGGTCCCACATCTCCTTCCCGGTGAACTCTCTCTAAAAGACCCGTCCTGCAAACCCTCCTACAGTCAAGACTACTATGCTTATTTTCACTTTGGTGTCACCACTTGTGGAACCACGCGAAAG TTTGTTGAGGATACCATGATATACGAGAATGAAGTCACCTGGAAGAGAAACGCACCTTTGCCAGAGACGGTACTCCCCGACCATGAATACAG GTTCATGGTATCCTGCGTTTATATAGCAAATGCCACCCAAAACATGATCTTTCATGCGGTTTCACACTTAAAAGAGCCGCACACAGATGTTGGGAAGGGTGAACTCACTGTAAGCCTGAGGCTTTCCAAGG ATATGGTTTACCGGCTCTTCTATCATGACGGCGACTACCCAGTTTTAAGGTTTCTGAAACAGTCTCTATATTTTGAGGTGGGTATGGATCGCTCCAAGGACTCCAGGGCAGCAGTAGTCCTGGAAAACTGTTGGGCAACAATATCCAAGGACAAGGAATCCAAACCTAGATGGGATTTAATAGTTGATGG ATGTGCTAGTCCTAAAGACCCTGAACAGACCATCTTCCATCCTGTAGTCGCAGATGACCGAGTGGACATCCCAGATCACTTCAGaagatttgaagttaaaacatttGTGTTGAAAGAGGATGATGAGAGTTCTGAAAGTGAGGGTGACACCTTGGCCAGAAGG GTTTTTGTCCATTGTGATGTCATTATTTGTCATGTCGAGGACACCGCTGATGGACGTTGCTACAAAGGGTGTCCAGAAGCTCAGAATCCGAATGGGAGCATTTCGAATAGAG TTCGCAGAAGTTCAGGCTTTTCAGAGGAAGCCCTGCAGCATGTGTCTCTAGGCCCCATTCTGTTGATATGA